The following proteins are co-located in the Spirosoma montaniterrae genome:
- a CDS encoding helix-turn-helix domain-containing protein has product MQTPTNQTDYLYLALMVRIETYLQKATAGGGFAALMPDEGDELARLSIAAEAYEDSLPLMPIKVPQSIPEMIQFKMYERKASQRDMAALLEIPETRLSEVLRGKRSINLALAKKLRTKLNIDAGFILDHA; this is encoded by the coding sequence ATGCAGACACCAACCAACCAAACGGACTATCTGTATCTGGCCTTAATGGTCCGGATTGAAACCTACTTACAGAAAGCGACGGCGGGTGGGGGTTTTGCAGCCTTAATGCCCGACGAAGGCGATGAACTGGCCCGGCTATCGATAGCGGCTGAAGCCTATGAAGACAGTCTCCCATTGATGCCTATTAAAGTCCCGCAAAGCATCCCGGAGATGATTCAGTTTAAGATGTATGAGCGCAAAGCCAGTCAACGGGATATGGCAGCTCTGCTGGAAATTCCCGAAACACGCTTATCAGAAGTGCTACGCGGCAAACGTTCAATCAATCTGGCATTAGCCAAAAAGTTGCGCACAAAGCTAAACATCGACGCCGGGTTCATTCTGGATCATGCCTAA
- a CDS encoding antitoxin Xre-like helix-turn-helix domain-containing protein encodes MDFATDTDWTGNGFAIVEQARAGVSRARADELARPLGLTDKEMARMLNLSERTFHRLRPDARFDSNASERLLLLEVLIQHGLSVFDGRADVLGRWLHGPLPELRDQAPVVLLDTTTGFGMVHTVLGRIEHGVYA; translated from the coding sequence ATGGACTTCGCAACCGATACCGACTGGACGGGCAACGGCTTCGCCATCGTTGAGCAGGCCCGCGCAGGCGTCAGCCGGGCCAGAGCCGATGAACTTGCCCGACCGCTGGGCCTGACCGACAAAGAAATGGCCCGGATGCTTAACCTCTCCGAACGGACATTCCACCGGCTGCGGCCCGACGCCCGTTTCGATAGCAACGCGTCGGAACGGCTCTTGTTGCTGGAGGTGCTGATTCAGCATGGCCTTTCGGTGTTCGATGGCCGGGCCGACGTGCTGGGCCGCTGGCTGCACGGCCCACTGCCCGAACTGCGCGACCAGGCCCCTGTTGTACTCTTGGACACCACTACCGGTTTTGGTATGGTGCATACCGTACTGGGCCGTATCGAACACGGCGTTTACGCCTGA
- a CDS encoding RES family NAD+ phosphorylase: protein MVWCIPYWAVSNTAFTPEFLHDNHRFLADWLNQPDRLALGVPSAVVPDSYNILLHPLHPAYRRVEVIRTSVFPVDARLWIS from the coding sequence TTGGTATGGTGCATACCGTACTGGGCCGTATCGAACACGGCGTTTACGCCTGAGTTTCTACATGACAACCACCGCTTTCTGGCCGACTGGCTTAACCAGCCCGACAGGCTGGCTCTCGGCGTACCGTCGGCGGTGGTGCCCGACTCGTATAACATCCTGCTGCATCCGCTACACCCGGCCTACCGACGCGTTGAGGTTATACGCACGTCTGTCTTTCCTGTCGA